The Triplophysa dalaica isolate WHDGS20190420 chromosome 20, ASM1584641v1, whole genome shotgun sequence genome segment GAATATGATAACGGAAAGATTActactttttattttgagggTTATGGGCTAATAATTATGAGTAAACTACTCACAACCAAATTATAAAGCAGTCCACACATACAATAGAACTTcggagattttttttttttttaaacgtatgaCAATTACTCCTTTAGGCTGTAATTTATTTCTGAATTATAGTACAATTTAGTACCACCATTTTGAATACattgactttttaaaaacattaaatatttattatttcaaataatatttctgAAGAGCACTATAGCGCCACCCACTGAAGAACACGAGAAAAAACAACCTGTGACGAATGCGGAAGCGTTTGTGCATTTTGTTGAGCTGCTAATACACTGGcgtacaattaaataaaatgagcgATTCAAAAGTTAAGAATACCAGCTCTGTTCCTATTGATGGATACAGCAATGTCCGTATTACATCAGTGTGGACTTTTCTGCAGTCTGTAAGTTTAAATTCTTTGTTTCGGGGTTTAGAAAAGGCTAACGTTACATGTGAATCTTGTCTTTCGGGATAGATCACGTTTAAAACAGGGGGAAGGGATCTGTTTTCATTGTATTTGATAAGAACAATACGTCGATGTTTTTTAGGTTGACTGGTCTGAGTCCTGGCTGATGGGGCTTCTGGCGTTTCATGTCATTTGTTTTGCTGTGACCGTCCTGAGCCGCAAGTACTATCGCCTTCAGATCGGCCAGTTTCTTGTGATGGGTGAGATTTTACTTTACTTTGTTACACACAGTTCCagttaaatatttcattagaaTGCTTTATCACGGTATCTGTAACACGTAACGTAATAttttttgactaaaaacaagatttatttgcTTGGGTCAGTTttctcatcaagaaaatgcatttgattcaagaatgtttagacatttttactgggaaacaagaaaaaagacaaagtaagaaagtcattttttgcagtgtagtcTTATGACTCGTGTCAGATTGCTCGGccaaaatataaaatctttttaGGAGACACTTTAGattgtgtttctttaaacaaacatttaacatgttCTTTTCTCTCTTTGCAGTTGCTATGGTTTATACTGCAGAATATTTGAATGAACTGGCAGCAATAAATTGGAGGTGAGTGTC includes the following:
- the tmem18 gene encoding transmembrane protein 18 yields the protein MSDSKVKNTSSVPIDGYSNVRITSVWTFLQSVDWSESWLMGLLAFHVICFAVTVLSRKYYRLQIGQFLVMVAMVYTAEYLNELAAINWRSFSRFQYFDSKGMFISLVYSIPLLLNTVIIVAMWVCRTFSTMVELKTVQLNRKAAREKQKKSQ